In the genome of Massilibacillus massiliensis, one region contains:
- a CDS encoding ABC transporter permease family protein, whose protein sequence is MDFFKRDIVLLLLVSILLGTAVSRAVSYGADLYFKETLISLVGDYGEYDLIVQIREENKENGKVQLEKILAENLVGATYKEGPAIVQKVNFFIALPSEYKNKAVYESLDKIFSSIPGGAGISIITEPKLDIRGVPTGAVEMMIEQLQAIPGVDFVYRSGSSIGVVLAGNEHIASVTSQVEAVLGTNKMLEISFPAGMEPENPVLLAETIVTNLYKKLQLRMAKYVSVDNSNDDIAHMTSTMQEMRKFLKVYQTQLYIKPENHITLAKDYKLVLQGEDMGELQVGELVQKKHIIVSLTGANANGSFTGVITQGDVQNIKDTRAYLVDQDRVAAYAGNVTWSNPREEMLYALSETEKLTSELPRFAKESNTVSKLALDTLNFYDENAANVEKTLGNMDNAVNIINRANEKIESIDVPTIQAKLNSSAKSMTGLIGTLKLVRLVNPDVKQTIGALEETQDKMTDFSDLLSGVYNVNEEAVQAKNILSMMTDNGNRINHSLQLLNQGNTKDNLVNANKRLNQLANSDFTSVSEALGTLQASAPKLNDEEIYSSIGLMDKMINGQVIPNKRLQIMIDHTVWIENVKPIIYETIGHQNVGIFESNIGVIEPNVYLQAYQILNEVQSVLAGVTAFVMTIILLALDHTAVMSALRNQRLRKMLYKQPSGFLPYSRHILQSIFYIENVYGMLVGAGMLSLIFYFSGAQIPYVNWYIIPFIGAAFGFLMALITEKITPLSLDEVLAGESLGMTFTEIMHEIIIPNSRPGVLERLNKRILKFK, encoded by the coding sequence ATGGATTTCTTTAAGCGAGATATTGTTTTACTTTTATTGGTGAGTATTTTATTGGGAACAGCGGTGTCTAGAGCGGTTTCTTATGGGGCAGATCTATATTTTAAGGAAACTTTAATTAGTTTAGTTGGCGATTATGGCGAATATGATTTGATTGTTCAGATTCGTGAAGAAAATAAAGAGAACGGAAAAGTGCAATTGGAAAAAATTCTTGCAGAAAATTTAGTCGGTGCGACCTATAAAGAAGGACCTGCTATTGTGCAAAAAGTTAACTTTTTCATTGCTTTGCCAAGTGAATACAAAAATAAAGCAGTATATGAGAGTTTAGATAAGATTTTTTCCAGTATTCCTGGTGGGGCAGGTATTAGTATCATTACCGAACCTAAACTAGATATTCGTGGTGTGCCAACCGGTGCTGTAGAGATGATGATTGAGCAGTTGCAGGCGATTCCTGGGGTGGATTTCGTTTATCGAAGTGGAAGCAGTATTGGTGTGGTCTTAGCGGGAAATGAGCATATTGCAAGTGTAACCAGCCAGGTAGAGGCCGTGCTCGGCACGAATAAGATGCTGGAAATCAGCTTTCCAGCAGGTATGGAGCCGGAAAATCCCGTATTATTAGCAGAAACGATTGTAACCAATTTATATAAAAAACTGCAGCTTCGTATGGCAAAATATGTGTCAGTTGATAATAGCAACGATGATATTGCGCATATGACAAGTACGATGCAGGAAATGCGTAAATTTTTAAAGGTGTATCAAACACAACTTTACATCAAACCGGAGAATCATATTACATTGGCCAAAGATTATAAACTTGTATTGCAAGGTGAAGATATGGGGGAGTTGCAAGTTGGTGAATTGGTGCAAAAAAAACATATTATTGTTTCTTTGACTGGTGCAAATGCAAATGGTTCATTTACTGGTGTTATTACACAAGGTGATGTGCAGAATATAAAAGACACGCGTGCGTATTTAGTTGATCAAGATCGGGTTGCTGCGTACGCAGGAAATGTCACTTGGTCAAATCCACGCGAAGAAATGCTTTATGCATTATCGGAAACGGAGAAGCTAACAAGCGAGCTGCCTAGATTTGCTAAGGAGAGTAATACAGTGAGTAAGCTCGCCTTAGATACTTTAAATTTTTATGATGAAAATGCTGCAAACGTAGAAAAAACATTGGGCAACATGGATAACGCTGTAAATATTATAAATCGTGCCAATGAAAAAATTGAATCGATTGATGTACCAACGATTCAAGCAAAATTAAATAGTTCCGCAAAATCTATGACAGGATTAATTGGTACTTTGAAGTTGGTTCGTTTAGTGAATCCGGATGTAAAGCAAACCATCGGGGCGTTAGAAGAAACACAGGATAAAATGACCGATTTTAGTGATCTTTTAAGTGGTGTATATAACGTAAATGAAGAAGCGGTACAAGCAAAAAATATTTTATCGATGATGACTGACAATGGGAATCGAATCAATCATTCTTTGCAATTGTTAAACCAAGGAAATACAAAGGATAACTTAGTGAATGCAAACAAACGTTTAAATCAACTTGCAAATTCTGATTTTACAAGTGTCAGCGAGGCTTTGGGAACATTACAAGCATCTGCACCTAAACTCAACGATGAAGAAATTTATAGTTCCATTGGCTTAATGGATAAAATGATCAATGGGCAAGTAATTCCTAATAAAAGATTGCAAATTATGATCGATCATACTGTTTGGATAGAAAATGTAAAACCAATTATTTACGAAACAATTGGACATCAAAACGTGGGGATTTTTGAATCCAATATTGGCGTAATTGAGCCGAATGTGTACTTGCAAGCATATCAAATTTTAAATGAAGTGCAATCGGTGTTGGCTGGGGTTACAGCATTTGTGATGACAATTATTCTCTTAGCGTTGGATCACACGGCAGTTATGTCTGCATTGCGTAATCAAAGATTAAGAAAAATGTTGTATAAACAGCCCAGCGGATTTTTACCGTATAGCAGACATATATTGCAGAGCATCTTTTATATAGAGAACGTCTATGGAATGCTTGTTGGAGCAGGAATGCTTAGTTTGATATTTTATTTTTCCGGCGCACAGATTCCTTACGTAAATTGGTACATCATTCCGTTTATTGGTGCGGCTTTCGGTTTCTTAATGGCTTTGATTACAGAAAAGATTACGCCGCTTTCTTTGGATGAGGTATTGGCTGGCGAATCGTTAGGCATGACGTTTACTGAAATTATGCACGAAATCATTATACCAAATAGCAGACCGGGCGTATTAGAGCGCTTGAATAAGCGTATATTGAAATTCAAATAA
- a CDS encoding lysophospholipid acyltransferase family protein, whose translation MAYVCIKLFSRFICFLPVSLQNKIGAFIGHTTWMVVPAKRKWMAVQNIVAALGVEQAAAAEVAKCSWTRFGKMLMEVMAFPKIKKNVDHYVKIQGKEYMEQALAYGNGVVLATAHSGNWELLGGALALHGYPIVAVAQKQTNGDMDRLINEYRTMVGMHVTYKNGVREMIKMLGQGSVIGLLMDQDAGNDGVELEFFGRRAFCPQGPAFLARMKNAPLLPTFITENTDGTHTILIQEPFFVEKTEDKQRDIKETTKKLTEIIEKHIQKHPTEWFWMHNRWKKH comes from the coding sequence ATGGCATATGTATGCATTAAATTATTTAGTAGATTTATTTGTTTTTTACCAGTTTCGCTGCAAAATAAAATTGGTGCTTTTATCGGTCATACTACATGGATGGTTGTTCCGGCAAAGCGTAAATGGATGGCGGTACAAAATATTGTTGCGGCATTGGGCGTTGAACAAGCAGCTGCGGCAGAAGTAGCCAAATGCAGCTGGACTCGATTTGGTAAGATGCTCATGGAAGTGATGGCATTTCCAAAAATTAAAAAGAACGTGGATCATTATGTGAAGATTCAAGGGAAAGAGTATATGGAGCAAGCACTTGCTTATGGAAATGGCGTAGTGCTTGCTACTGCGCATAGCGGTAATTGGGAGTTGTTGGGTGGCGCACTTGCGTTACATGGATATCCAATCGTTGCTGTTGCACAAAAACAGACCAATGGAGATATGGATCGTTTAATTAACGAATATCGGACGATGGTCGGTATGCACGTCACTTATAAAAATGGGGTGCGTGAAATGATTAAAATGTTAGGCCAAGGCAGTGTCATTGGATTGCTAATGGATCAGGATGCAGGCAATGATGGTGTTGAACTAGAGTTTTTTGGCAGACGTGCATTCTGCCCGCAGGGACCAGCTTTTTTGGCACGGATGAAGAATGCACCGTTATTACCGACTTTTATTACGGAAAATACGGATGGAACCCATACGATTCTTATTCAAGAACCATTTTTTGTTGAAAAGACAGAAGATAAACAAAGAGATATTAAGGAAACAACGAAGAAACTAACTGAAATTATTGAAAAACATATCCAAAAACATCCAACGGAATGGTTTTGGATGCATAATCGTTGGAAAAAACATTAA
- a CDS encoding YjbH domain-containing protein, with amino-acid sequence MKKLLYSVILFFSFISMTEAAPSTTGSTGMIDTPTADVLREGQVSFGFYDLHEGRSASLGFNAAKNLEISAARTDFDFSDKETYLNAKYAIQAESVFTPGIAVGVEDFADRTERTSYAVASKGFPLGFRVNVGIGNGRYDGMFYALEKNITPLGIKGVFPDTALIVEHDGHDMNYGVRMSVVPGLKLNAGWRDKETYVGVTYNLY; translated from the coding sequence ATGAAGAAGCTATTATATAGTGTAATATTATTTTTTTCTTTTATCAGTATGACAGAAGCAGCCCCTTCCACAACCGGATCGACAGGTATGATTGATACACCAACAGCGGATGTTCTCAGAGAAGGACAAGTTTCATTTGGATTTTATGACCTGCATGAAGGTAGATCTGCCAGTCTTGGTTTTAACGCTGCCAAAAATTTAGAAATCAGTGCGGCGCGAACGGATTTTGATTTTTCTGATAAGGAAACTTATCTAAATGCAAAATATGCAATTCAAGCAGAAAGTGTATTTACACCGGGCATTGCCGTTGGCGTTGAAGATTTTGCAGATCGGACTGAGCGGACAAGTTACGCCGTGGCTAGTAAAGGGTTTCCGTTGGGATTTAGAGTGAATGTTGGTATCGGGAACGGTCGTTATGACGGAATGTTTTATGCATTAGAAAAAAATATTACGCCACTGGGGATAAAAGGTGTATTTCCGGATACAGCTTTGATCGTAGAACACGATGGACATGACATGAATTATGGCGTACGCATGTCTGTTGTACCGGGTTTAAAACTAAATGCTGGCTGGCGTGATAAAGAAACTTATGTTGGAGTAACTTATAATTTATATTAA
- the lpxD gene encoding UDP-3-O-(3-hydroxymyristoyl)glucosamine N-acyltransferase encodes MKMTLREIAKLVDGNILGETEITITGVTNLDNATANDITFAVEPHIAQGETCHAAAVIIPDTITTYKKPAICVANPRAAFTKLLEVFTPPLKIKHEIHSTAVIGENVTLGKNIAIMPYVVIDDDAVIGDNVILYPHTYVGQGAEVEEGSTIYPNVTIREFCKIGKRVIIHSGAVIGSDGFGFITTKGKHSKVPQVGNVVIEDDVEIGSNTGIDRATTGSTRIKRGTKVDNLVHLAHNVVIGEDGLIVAQTGIAGSTKVGDHVTFAGQCGCVGHITIGDDCVFVARSAPINDVPAGSYYGGFPARPHKEWLRITAAANKAADVAKKVRELEKRLAQLENN; translated from the coding sequence TTGAAAATGACGCTAAGAGAAATTGCTAAGTTAGTAGATGGCAATATATTGGGTGAGACTGAAATTACAATTACGGGTGTGACGAATCTTGATAATGCGACAGCAAACGATATTACGTTTGCTGTGGAACCGCATATTGCACAAGGGGAGACTTGTCATGCTGCGGCTGTTATTATTCCAGATACAATTACAACCTATAAAAAGCCAGCAATTTGTGTTGCGAACCCGCGGGCTGCCTTTACGAAATTATTAGAGGTTTTTACGCCACCGTTAAAAATTAAACATGAAATTCATTCTACGGCAGTGATCGGAGAAAATGTTACGCTTGGAAAAAATATTGCAATTATGCCTTATGTCGTCATTGATGACGATGCGGTGATTGGTGACAACGTGATCTTGTATCCGCACACCTATGTGGGACAAGGTGCTGAAGTTGAAGAGGGTAGTACGATATATCCAAATGTTACAATTCGGGAATTTTGTAAAATCGGGAAACGGGTGATCATTCATAGTGGTGCAGTCATTGGCAGTGATGGTTTTGGTTTTATCACTACGAAGGGCAAACACAGTAAGGTTCCGCAAGTTGGCAATGTAGTAATAGAAGATGATGTTGAAATTGGATCCAACACTGGTATTGATCGTGCAACAACTGGCTCCACACGAATTAAGCGAGGCACAAAGGTGGATAATCTTGTTCATCTTGCGCATAATGTCGTGATTGGTGAAGACGGATTAATTGTTGCACAGACTGGTATAGCTGGAAGTACAAAAGTTGGAGATCATGTTACGTTTGCTGGTCAATGTGGCTGCGTCGGTCATATTACCATTGGTGATGACTGCGTCTTTGTGGCGCGGTCTGCACCGATCAATGATGTACCGGCAGGTTCTTACTATGGCGGTTTTCCGGCACGTCCACACAAAGAGTGGCTACGTATTACAGCTGCGGCCAATAAAGCCGCTGATGTTGCAAAGAAGGTTCGTGAGCTTGAAAAACGCCTGGCTCAATTAGAAAACAATTGA
- a CDS encoding OmpH family outer membrane protein, protein MKLQVKRVLAMLMLAVLAVMMTGCFNNTDKTGVVDVQKVMQDSPKVKQFQDQLNESGKQLTEKLEQEKANLSAEDFQKRQQDTYAEFVKQKQDLEGQVDTLMNQALTDVAKEKGLSVVLYKNNVAQGGVDITDDVIKKLQ, encoded by the coding sequence GTGAAGTTACAAGTAAAACGTGTACTGGCAATGCTTATGTTGGCAGTGCTGGCAGTCATGATGACAGGGTGCTTTAATAATACAGACAAAACTGGGGTTGTCGACGTACAAAAGGTTATGCAAGACAGTCCTAAGGTAAAACAATTTCAAGATCAATTGAATGAAAGTGGCAAACAGTTGACGGAAAAACTTGAACAAGAAAAAGCAAATTTGTCGGCAGAGGATTTTCAAAAACGGCAGCAAGATACCTATGCTGAATTTGTTAAACAGAAACAGGATTTAGAAGGTCAAGTAGATACTTTAATGAATCAGGCTTTAACAGATGTTGCGAAAGAAAAAGGATTATCCGTTGTATTATATAAAAATAATGTTGCACAGGGTGGCGTAGATATAACAGATGATGTCATTAAAAAATTGCAGTAA
- a CDS encoding OmpH family outer membrane protein — protein sequence MIKFEKKQIKIISVAIAFVFVFSIVALALSQSSTGFAGAAGSSSNVGVVNQQLIVSQHPDMTAAKEAMQKEVEQAKADFESKSANMNDQEKQAYYQQIQQRLAAKEKELITPIFDKVEATIKSVADAKGLSVVLDKSNVVYGGQDITDEVVKKLSK from the coding sequence ATGATAAAATTCGAGAAAAAACAAATTAAGATTATTAGTGTAGCAATTGCGTTTGTTTTTGTATTTAGTATTGTTGCGCTTGCATTATCACAATCAAGTACAGGATTTGCCGGTGCGGCTGGTTCTTCTTCCAATGTTGGTGTTGTAAATCAACAATTGATCGTTTCACAGCATCCTGATATGACAGCAGCAAAAGAAGCAATGCAAAAAGAAGTGGAACAAGCAAAAGCTGATTTTGAATCCAAATCTGCAAATATGAATGATCAGGAAAAACAAGCGTATTATCAACAAATCCAACAACGTTTAGCAGCGAAAGAAAAAGAATTAATTACGCCAATTTTTGATAAAGTGGAAGCTACGATTAAAAGTGTAGCAGATGCAAAAGGTTTATCTGTTGTTCTTGACAAAAGTAATGTAGTTTATGGCGGACAAGATATTACGGATGAAGTTGTAAAAAAGCTTTCTAAATAA
- a CDS encoding BamA/OMP85 family outer membrane protein produces the protein MNKNYRAILCALMLTTSLVTVTHPVFAEEVTAETQTETAANPTNAYMNKPIMNVSVAGNKTINQEAILAVTKIKAGDILTEEAIKQDMKAIYEMGNFFDIIVNFQEIPEGVKVVYTVIENPILKDIVVQGNTKVTTEKILEMLTVKKGEILNTKDLNTNARSVEAYYHDQGFIFTKVSDVAMSQEGILTLTINEGVLEGFKVKGNEKTKEHVITREMRLKPGEAFNVKDARRSMQRVYNLGYFEDVNMKLNPGREPNAVVLETDVVEKRTGSFSVGAGYSSSDGLVGILEVGDTNFRGTGDAIKVHFEFGGDADSYDSYQFSYTKPWLDSKQTSATVRVYDMTHEYDDYNTDGDLIETYDKKYKGFELSFGRPVSEYSTNYITLKNRTDKYIEHVSGDTNYGDGTHQQYLDDNFGNTRSITLAHTTDTRDNIYNPTEGAKVSISGEFAGLAGGDFDYDKYTFDDRHYFKVGRAHVIATRATVGYATGSMPEAAQFDAGGQSTLRGYKDDQFEGKNLLLGSVEYRFPIASKVKGAVFTDFGNAWSGSYSVPDLHASVGVGVQLETPIGPIRLDYGRGDDGGRTHFSFGGSF, from the coding sequence CCGATCATGAATGTGAGTGTAGCCGGGAATAAAACAATCAATCAAGAAGCTATATTGGCTGTTACGAAAATAAAAGCAGGCGATATTTTAACAGAAGAAGCAATTAAGCAAGATATGAAAGCAATTTATGAGATGGGAAATTTCTTTGATATCATCGTAAATTTTCAAGAGATTCCTGAAGGTGTAAAAGTTGTTTATACCGTCATTGAGAATCCGATCTTAAAAGATATTGTCGTGCAGGGAAATACAAAAGTAACGACTGAGAAAATCTTAGAAATGCTTACGGTAAAAAAAGGTGAAATTTTAAATACAAAAGATTTGAATACGAATGCACGCAGTGTTGAAGCATATTATCATGATCAAGGCTTTATTTTCACCAAAGTCAGTGATGTGGCTATGTCACAAGAGGGTATTTTAACTTTAACAATAAATGAAGGTGTTTTAGAAGGCTTTAAAGTAAAAGGCAATGAAAAAACAAAAGAACATGTAATTACGCGTGAAATGCGCTTAAAACCAGGTGAAGCTTTTAATGTAAAAGATGCACGCCGCAGTATGCAGCGGGTTTATAATCTAGGCTATTTTGAGGATGTAAATATGAAATTAAATCCAGGCCGCGAGCCAAATGCTGTGGTACTGGAAACAGATGTTGTAGAAAAACGTACAGGCTCGTTTTCTGTAGGGGCCGGTTATAGTAGTTCTGATGGTTTAGTTGGTATTTTAGAAGTTGGTGATACGAACTTTAGAGGTACAGGCGATGCGATCAAAGTTCATTTTGAATTTGGTGGCGATGCGGATTCTTATGACAGCTATCAATTCAGTTATACAAAACCTTGGTTAGACAGCAAACAAACTTCTGCTACGGTTCGTGTATATGATATGACACATGAATACGATGATTACAATACAGATGGTGACCTCATAGAAACTTATGATAAAAAATACAAAGGTTTTGAACTTTCCTTTGGCCGTCCGGTAAGTGAGTATTCAACGAATTATATTACACTGAAGAATCGTACGGATAAATATATCGAACATGTCAGTGGTGATACCAATTATGGTGATGGTACGCATCAACAATATTTAGATGATAATTTTGGTAATACGCGCAGTATCACACTTGCGCATACGACCGATACACGTGATAATATCTATAATCCAACCGAAGGTGCAAAGGTTTCAATCAGTGGTGAATTTGCCGGCTTAGCAGGTGGTGATTTCGACTATGATAAATATACTTTTGACGATCGTCACTATTTCAAAGTAGGTCGTGCGCATGTCATTGCAACACGGGCAACTGTAGGGTATGCTACGGGTTCAATGCCAGAGGCAGCACAATTTGATGCGGGCGGACAATCTACTTTACGTGGTTATAAGGATGATCAGTTTGAGGGCAAGAATTTATTGTTAGGTTCAGTTGAGTATCGTTTCCCGATTGCAAGTAAAGTAAAAGGTGCGGTATTTACTGATTTCGGTAATGCTTGGAGTGGAAGTTACAGCGTACCTGACCTTCATGCAAGTGTTGGTGTTGGGGTACAGCTTGAAACACCAATCGGTCCGATTCGCTTAGACTATGGTAGAGGCGATGATGGCGGCAGAACGCACTTTAGTTTTGGAGGCAGTTTCTAA